The genomic region CGCGCGGGAAGGCGGAGAGCGTGTTCAACGCAAGCTCGAATGCCGTGGTAATCGGCTCCGACCAGTTGGTCTCATTCCAGGGACGTGTCTTTGGCAAGCCAGGAACGGCGGCGGGCGCCGTGGAGCAACTGGCCGTGATGTCGGGCAAAGCCCACGAACTGATCACGGCCATGGTGGTGATCGCCCCTGAAAGGCGCTTCGAACACACCGACGTCACGCGTCTGACGATGCGCACGCTGGACCGCCCTGCGATCGAGCGATACGTCGAACGCGACCGCCCCCTCGACTGCGCCGGCAGCTACAAGCTGGAGCAGGGGGGCGTGACGCTGTTCGATCGAATCGAGAGCGAGGATCAGACGGCGATCACCGGCTTGCCGTTGCTGGCGTTGACGCGGATCCTCGCCGAGTTGGGATTCAACGTCCCTTGAAACGAGAGCCGCTCAGGGCTCGTCGTCGTACCCGCCGGAGGTGCGGGGCGCCAGGCCGAGAACCTTGTCGATGGATCGGACGAGCTTCTCCATCGCGAACGGCTTGCGAATGTAATCGCGGACGCCCAGCATCTCGGCGTAGGCGCGGTGGCGGCTCCCCTCGTTGCCGGTGATCATGATGGTGGGGATCAGCCCGCCGGGGCGGCTGCGAAGCTTCTCAAGAACGAGGAAGCCGCTCTTCTTCGGCATCATCATGTCGAGGATGATGAGATCCGGGTTCTCGCGCTCGGCCACCATCAGCCCGGAGTTTCCGTCCCGAGCGACGAGGATCCGGAAGCCCCGGTTCTCCAGGATCGTGCGCATCGATTCAACGATCTCGTGGTCGTCGTCAACGAGCAGAATAGTCCGATGTTGTGGAGTCATGGCGTTGCTTTCTAGGCCCCGTCGGCGGGGCGCGCGAGAGTTCCGGCGATGCGCTTCGTCAGTCAGTCTATCCCCCGTTCCGGGCTCGGGCAAGTAGCCGAGTCGCCCGGCGACGGGCTCATGTTGGAGCATGGCCCCAACGGCGTCGCGGCCGAGCCACGACGTTCAGGCGCCCTCTTCTCAGGCGGAGGGGCGCGAGATCATAATAAAGTATGATTTCGGTCGGTCGGAGCAGCAACGGTTGCTGAGCCGTCGGTTGGCGATCGAGAATGCGATCGGCGAGGGCGAAACGCCATGAGATCACGAAACGCCTGGCTGTACAGCCTCGGACTATCCGGGGTTCTGGCCTT from Paludisphaera rhizosphaerae harbors:
- a CDS encoding Maf family protein — its product is MSRAALSELILASTSTYRRALVERLGLRFRCEAPPFDEAAFPREGLSPRALAEALARGKAESVFNASSNAVVIGSDQLVSFQGRVFGKPGTAAGAVEQLAVMSGKAHELITAMVVIAPERRFEHTDVTRLTMRTLDRPAIERYVERDRPLDCAGSYKLEQGGVTLFDRIESEDQTAITGLPLLALTRILAELGFNVP
- a CDS encoding response regulator translates to MTPQHRTILLVDDDHEIVESMRTILENRGFRILVARDGNSGLMVAERENPDLIILDMMMPKKSGFLVLEKLRSRPGGLIPTIMITGNEGSRHRAYAEMLGVRDYIRKPFAMEKLVRSIDKVLGLAPRTSGGYDDEP